GGTATACTCAATTCAGTTGTGTTGATTGGAAACAGATAATgttatgtgtgttttgtgtgtgtgtgtgcatgtccttgacgtgtgtgtgtgtgtgcacaggctCAGGTGACGTTCCTCCAGGGTGAGAGGAAGGGGCAGGAGAACATGAAGCAGGACCTGGTCAGGCGGATTAAGATGTTGGAGTACGCCCTGAAACAGGAGAGgtcagacacgcacgcacgcacgcacgcacgcgcgcacgcacgcacgcacacacacacacacacacacacacacacacacagagtgtagAGTGTAGAGCTTGGGTAACACTGCCATCTTGTGgttcttcctctctctgcaggtCCAAACACCAGAAGCTGAAGACAGGCAGTGACCAGAGCCCAGGAGAGAAGAAACCAGAGGCAGAACAAGGTATGCAGGCTCTATGTAGACCTTATGTAGACTCTACGTATGCTctaggccaggggtgtcaaactaattTTGCCCCAGGGGCCACGTTCTGTCTTCATCGAGGTCCGGAGGGGATCCACATTTCCGAGAAATGTTTCCTTTACCCATCATTTTCGATGCTCTCTGACTTTCTAGCTTTCATTATGGTAATTATTAGTGAGGCGGACACAGTCAAGATACTGTATGAATGTATGTCCATGATCATTTCTACACTcggttttagtcattttaaagtatattgagtTCGTTCCCCCGCCCCCCctgaattaaaaaaataaaaaacacacaaaaaacgaCAACatttataatatattttttagtcaaaaCACCCGCGGGCCGGATTGGACCCTCTCGGATCCGGGACATGTGCCGTATGTTTGACAGCCCTTCTGTGGACTATCAGAAGACATTCCACTTTTCCATGGAAATCTGTCACGGCATCCCTCTGTGTCAGCTCACTATATCTAATACCAGACTTGGGTTTTTCACTGTGGAGAATGTTGAATGTTCACTATGTAGCCTAGATAAAGCAGAACTAGTAACTTCCCCATGCTTTTGTTTCCACATCTGTCCCATTtaactgtgtgtgggtgggtgggtggggggtgcACCGAGCTTTGAGGGCTGCTCTGGTGTTTGCTTCTGTTACAACAGAGCCTCCACTTCTGATTGACTCTTCGTCTATCCCACAGTGCCCAATGGGCCAGCAGAATCTGAATCTGAGCCAGCCAATCAGATGTCCTGGAAGGAGGGCCGTCAGCTACTGCGCAAGTAAGGCTTCCTCCCCATAGCGAGAGTAAGGCTTCCTCACCATAGCGAGAGTAAGGCTTCCTCCCCATAGCGAGAGTAAGGCTTCCTCCCCATAGCGAGAGTAAGACTTCCTCCCCATAGCGAGAGTAAGGCTTCCTCCCCATAGCGAGAGTAAGGCTTCCTCCCCATAGCGAGAGTAAGGCTTCCTCCCCATAGCGAGAGTAAGGCTTCCTCCCCATAGCGAGAGTAAGGCTTCCTCCCCATAGCGAGAGCAAGGCTTCCTCCCCATAGCGAGAGTAAGGCTTCCTCCCCATAGCGAGAGTAAGGCTTCCTCCCCATAGCGAGAGTAAGGCTTCCTCCCCATAGCGAGAGTAAGGCTTCCTCCCCATAGCGAGAGTAAGGCTTCCTCCCCATAGCGAGAGTAAGGCTTCCTCCCCATAGCGAGAGTAAGGCTTCCTCCCCATAGCGAGAGTAAGGCTTCCTCCCCATAGCGAGAGTAAGGCTTCCTCCCCATAGCGAGAGCAAGGCTTCCTCCCCATCGCGAGAGCAAGGCTTCCTCCCCATCGCGAGAGCAGCACTGTCCTCGATACTTTAAACAAACTGTTGAGTCTGAATGAAGAGGGTAATCGTGTGtgtccatggtgtgtgtgtgtgtgtgcgtgtaggtACCTGGAGGAGGTGGGCTACTCGGACACCATCCTGGACATGCGTTCGAAGCGTGTGCGCTCCCTGCTGGGTCGTACCAGCCCCGAGGCTAACGGCGCCCCGGCCAGCAGCGAGCAGCAGTCCGCCCCGGACCCCGAGCCCCTGGCAGGGGGGGAGTCACTCCTCATCAGACAGATAGAGGAGCAGATCAAGAGGTGAgacccccatacacacacacacacacacacacacacacacacacacacacacacacacacacacacacacacacacacacacccctgtccTCGGTGTAGGGTGCTGTGGACAGTGATGATGGAAGCTTGTCTCCGCGGTAGTCATGCCGTTGATGAGCACTATGTCTGTGATGGTGTATTGCATGTTTTTGTCAAATCTCTATGACTGTCAGtaatgttgttactgttgtaGGTTgcatctgatgtgtgtgtgtgtgtgtgtgtgtgtcggtaggAACGCGGCGGGGAAGGATGGTTCTAAGGAGCGTCTGGGCGGTTCCGTGCTGGATAAGATCCCCTTCCTACAAGGCTGCcaggatgatgatgaggatgacagTGATGAGGAAGCTGACTTCCAGGGCATGGGCACGGACCGTGTAGACGGGCAGCGCAACAAGAACAAGAAGCCGCGCGTTAAGGTCCGATCACGTCGACAcggcaaagtgtgtgtgtgtgtgtgtgtattaaagccctctctctcgctctctctgtgtgtgtagatggggacTGAGCCCATGCCCACAGACCTGGAccctgatgatgaggaggatgaagacGACTCGGAGGATGCCCTGAGCGAGTTTGACTTCCTGGGatcaggggaggagggggagggggcggGAGAGGCCCGTATCTCAGGGGACGGCCGGGAGTTAGGTACGCCATCGTCATAGCAACCACCTCAaccacacctgtctgtctcttcgTCTGTCtagctttctgtctgtctctttctatttgtcagtccctctctcccttcatcccgatctctctctttctagggaGTCACATGTTCTGTACTCTCACCTCTACTGCCAATAAACCATTGCCTATGGTGAACCATTGTCTGTGTGTCTCACTATTACATGTGTTGTGTTTGGTGGGTGCCTTTGTCaaccacgtgtctctctctctctctatctggagcaAAGTGTTCTGTTAGCATAAAGCATGCTGTTTGGTGTCTGTCTACCTTATCGCTACATCCACCTCTCGGcctgtctctcggtctctttctatttctctgatCACTCATCGTCTCTCCTTCTGTATGCGTGGTCATGTGTTCTCTCGGCCTtcacgtctctctctgtctttctgtctgcactctctttctttctctctctcgttctctcgctctctgcatgactgtgtgtgttgtgtgtgtctctctctctctctctctctctctgcatgactgtgtgtgtgtgtgtgtgtgtgtctctctctctctctctcgctctctctctctctgcatgactgtgtgtgttgtgtctctCTCCACTGGCCTGGTTCAGAGAAGCGCAGGAACAAGTTACAGGGCATGATGTCGGACTTCCCCCCCAAACCCTCCCCGCCCCCCTCTGTGTCGGGACAGTCTCGCTCCGGGGAAGGTAAGACAACACCCGCCCCCAAAACTCTCCCTGTCTTGCTGTACCAAATGTTCTACACTGTTCTGTATTGTTTCATGGTTTGCgtggaaccccaggaagagtagctgctgctttcgcaacagctaatggggatcctcaaAAACCCCACAGAATACCAAAGTAGCTAaattgcttctctctctctcatctaaaGGGATACTGCTCTGAAGAGGTACTTGTTTTAGTATTGAATAAAGGAAGGGATGTGTTTTTGATAAGATGGTGGTTTAATGTAGCTGTTCTCCCTCCGCTCCTTAAGGTGGCGCTCTGGGTTTTTCCTCTGACGTCTTCATCCTGGACGCCGTCGGGGGTGGAGACATGAACCTGGGAGAGCTGGCTGACCTCACCGTCGCCAACGACAACGACCTCACCGTGGATGTGAAtacttgaacacacacacaacagagggGGGGGCCTGAGAGAAGAAATTGCAGTTTTAAACATGACTTAAGCCGTGttcttatgctatctgagtgactaTCTTTTTTACGTACTTGATATTTTTCGTCGTTTaagtttaccccccccccccccaaaaaaaattggtGGCAACAATTTAGCAGTGGCGTCCCGCTGCTGCTAAATGAATACACTCACAAACACTCTGACACCTGTGTGCGTGTAGCTGCAGGACAACCGGGAGGAGTTCAAGAAGACGTGGAACCCTCGCTTCACGCTGCGTAGCCATTTTGATGCCATCCGAGCGTTGACGTTCCACCCCAGCCAGGCCGTTCTAGTCACAGCCTCCGAGGACGGAACCCTGAAGCTGTGGAACCTCAACAAGGCCATACACTCCAAGAAGTAAGAGCCTAAGGAATAGCACGACCATAACACGCCAATATCAGGGCCTGCATTCAGAAAGTGTATCATAAAGTCgtcatgctgatctaggatcagatccctcctgtccatgtaatctcatGAATTGTTATTTAAAGGGGGGAAAACAGATCCCAGATCAAGCACTCACTGCTACTCtcagatgctttatgaatacaggcccaggaGTGAGAAAGAAACTGAATACGGTCTGGTAGTTTGCTATAacactgtgttgtaatttgtaaATGGATGTTGGTCTTTGCCTCCAACAGAAATGCAGCGCTGGACGTTGAACCCATCTACACCTTCAGAGCCCACAGGTGAACTCAGACCACTCGCGCGCGCACCCACGCGTGACGCATTCACGCATACAAACACGTTTGTTGCAACTATCACGTGTTCTGGCGTGTTTCTGGGTATAATAGCTACTctttgtgtgattgtgtgtgcgtACAGTGGTGCCGTTCTGTCTCTGGCCATGGGAGAGGACGGAGATTCGTGCTACAGCGGGGGTCTGGACGGAACCGTGCGCTGCTGGAAGATCCCTGACATCAACGTGGATCCCTACGACAACTACGGTCAGTCCCCGACCCCTGTCTGACCACTCGGTCACCTTTCACCTCCGGTCAACCAGTCAGAACTAGCCAGGTTAACCCCAGCTAACGTATTCAGCTCTGAGTCAGTGGATTGCACATGATTATCTCCATGACAACAGATTGACTGAAATTAGAGCTGTGACGGCCATGGAATTTTTGGAGGGAGGTTATTGGTCAACCAAATGACCGCGGTCACCGGTCGTTGCCTAGGCCAGGGGTTTTCAACCTTTTCTTGCCCAGGGAACTCCGCCCAGGCAAACCGGTGACCCAAGGACCCCcgtattaaagggatagttcgagATTTTGACAATGAATCCGTGAATCTGCGTACTTCCCCAGAGTTGTATGAACgggaacagctagcatgctaactgTTCCTGTAGACATCGTCATTGAGCTAACGCTAGTTACCATTGGCTCGTGAAACTGTCtaagagacatacaaatggtatccacaatgGTATTCTGTTGTAGCTAGCGATATTCAtacaaaattattattttacacATAAAAAAATCCCCCCCAAAAGAAAATCACGGACCCCCTAGAGGGGCCGCGGACTCCAATTTGAAAAGCCATTGCCTAGGCAACCGAAGACTCGtttgctacaacaccttgcttgtttcagcaaggagcaacaCCGTTTCATCCCGTTGTAGaatccatttgtgtgtgtgttctctttgtTGTGTAGACCCGGGCATAGAGAGCAGTGTGTTGTTGGGTCACGAGGACTCAGTGTGGAGTTTGACGTACTCTGCCACCCACCGTCGCCTGGCGTCCTGCTCTGCAGACGGGACCGTTCGCATCTGGGACCCACAGAACTCTGCCCCCTGTCTCTCCGTCTTCAACAAGGAGAAAGGTGagcgtgtgtttctgtgtgtgtgtgtgtgtgtgtgtgtgtgttatatctcAACTCTCTCATCCCCCCCCGTCCCCCAGAACACGGAACGCCCACCTCGGTGGCCTTTGTGAACTCTGACCCCGACCAGGCGGTGGTGTCATTCGACGGAGGCGAGACGCTGCTCTATGACCTCAATACAGAGCAGAGCATCATGGTCCTGGACACCAGGACTAAGGACGGTGAGTCCTAGGGCCTGTTCTAATACTGTCAGAATGTTTCCTGTGGCCTGGTTGGGCTAGCGGTAATGCCGCAGCCTCTGGCACACGTGTACGGGGTTGGCTAGGGGTGTAATGGTTAACCGGTACCTATTGCTGTTTTAGGGTCACGGTTCGATTACATTTCGCTACAGCGGGAAAATGAAATGCAATTCATAATGTTTAGCATTCACAATTTTTCTTGGCATTGTCTGCTGTGAGAGGATTTTTATGTTGGGCCTCTCAAGTTTACACTCTGATGCTACGTTTGTAACCATGTGGGAGGTGGGAATTTACCAGTTCCCACAGAGGTTATAGATACCAGTTAGATGCATTTAtgttacctttattttactaggcaagtcagttaagaacaattcttattttcaatgacggtctagtgggttcaggggcagaacgacagatttgtgccttgtcagcccggggattcgaacttgcgacctttcggttactagcccaatgctctaaccgctaggctaccctgccgccccaactcATTGAGAAACGGcgattggctaatggccaacaagctgcgcaaaccataaactaaaagtacagcttTTAAACAAATTATAGAGTAAAAAAACGAAAACAATTATAGATGGCTTTTTATATCttattttgttgttgcatttcAGTGCCGAAAATGCTGTTATAGAGGCCATTTCCTTAGTAGATGATGTCAGAGGTCAACATGTGGGAGAAGTGGGTGCTCAGAATGATAGacgagtttcccactagtaattaccagttggagggccattcaagtggatttttcccagtGGTATGTGGTAAATACCCACATCCCACATGGGTCACGAATGCACCATGACATTGCCTCCTTCAGTGCCATATACGCACTTGTGACTCTCATAAAGGGGCGTGTCTGTAGCACATCTCCCACTCCGGGGTAATGTGATGGACTTAAGCAAGCGCAACACAGGATGCATTGGCCAATTCATTGAAAACTTTGGCTTATATAGAGCGGGGTACTAGCTGTTTGCTGAAATGGATGCAAGAGGGAAGTTCGTAGCGTGGCTCGAGCACCTTCACGAGGTGCTGAAACACCCCATTCTCAACCACCGAGAATGGACGCATATCCACGGCTATGTACCAGAGACTGTAAAGAATATAAACATAGCCTACCTATCGCTCTTGTATTTTCTTTGGCCCGGGTCAGAATCAGCTGCCAAGGGCTGCTTGAATGCAGAGGGGAGATGAtgttgtgttttatttttttgacGTTTCCGTCTTGCTCCGGAATACTGGGGCGATGTCGGCGTAAATGCGTCAACATGTTTGAGGTGTTGGCAGCTGCGTAGGCAGTTCTCGTTGCACGTGGCGACATACTGTTAACGGTTTATCCACAACTCTCTGTCCATCGCCGTTGTAATCTACTGGGAAACCAACGTTTTCCCAGACTGGAGATTTGAACAACGATGGCAGTATATTCACAAAATGACAGTTTTAAAATGTGCCAATTAAGATGAGAATTTAGATTACAATGCGCAAAAAATGGCCTCTAGTTGTTTTAACGGAATGAGCTAAATCGTTTTACTCAAGACGCATAGGCCTACAATGCAGCATCGGCATAGCCTATATGACGAGtgtttttatttagtaaatatgtattttttatgtATTCATCTGAGGTACCTGAACGGTTCGGTACGAATATGTGTACCCTTACACCCCTAGTCGGGAAATAAGTTCAAATCAGGCATACTGCATCATCTTtccccactctcatcctctccctgttcAATAAAATCTGAAAATACCTTAATATATATATGCATCCATCTGTGCCTCCCTGCCATGAGAGGCGCCAGGAGGAGCTCCCTCTACTgatctgtatgtgtctgtgagcTGATGTGTGagctgatctgtgtgtgtgtcgcccCCTGCAGGCAGTGAGCTGATTAACGGTGTGGTCAGCCACCCCTCTGAGCCCATCTCCATCACCGCACACGAGAATCGCACTATCCGCTATCTCGACAACAAGACAGGTCAGCCTCTGTCCCCTGCTGAATCCTACCTTTATGTAACTACGCCAGAATTAGGCCTCGTGCTTGATCTGTTTTATCTGGGTCGAACTAGCCCATAGCTCCAAAACTCGCTTTTACCATTTGATTTAATTCAAGTCAATGTAACGCCCACCTGCGTGTGTTACCAGGTAAAGTGATCCACTCCATGGTGGCACACCTGGATGCTGTCACCTGTCTGACCACGGACCCCAAAGGCACTTACCTCATCTCTGGCAGTGAGTACCAGAAATCCAGTGTTTCTTAAAGGGCTGCAATGTTTcgatttttgccctagcactacacacctgattccgCTAATCAAAggtttgatgatgagttgattagtCGCCGAAtcatgtgtgtagtgtagtgtagtgctagggcaaaaaaaaaGAAGTGCACccctttgagtccccaggaccaTGATTAGGACACACTGCTTCTAGCCTCACCACGTGATTCCGCTGTACTCTAACTGTGCTCTCCGCTTCCCCCTGCAGGCCATGACTGTTCGGTGCGTCTGTGGATGCTGGACAACAGGACGTGTGTGCAGGAGATCACGGCCCACAGGAAGAAGCACGACGAGGCCATTCACGACGTGGCCTTCCACCCCTCGCAGCCCTTCATCGCCTCGGCCGGCGCCGACGCACTCGCCAAAATCTTCGTCTGAGAGAAGGCACAGACAGGGACTCAACATCATCCTCACTggtacagagtgagagagagagagttgtgctTTATCTTACAATCTGTTAGTTGAGTTTCTTGACAGTTTCTACTTATATGAACTTGTCCCTTCTTTTCATTACAGCCCGACTAACACAACTTGGCCAGAGGAGAGTGATGACTACAATGGACAAACGTCACACACAATTCCACATTCACAGTTACACACGTACACATCCagtgacatacacacacaaaactgtTGTCCTGCACCCCACTGGCTGGGTCATCGCCACAGGACACTATTACCCACGGTTCTCTCGCTGATCCCATGATGCCTCAGTAGCTTGTTGCAATACTAACCGTACTGTTTTTCTAACGACTAAATCGGACTGCTCGGTTTATTAGGTCCGTTGACTACACTACGATACTCTCATTCACTTCTACTTTTTACAGTCCACTTATGGTTATTATAAGACAGTGTGTGTTGACTTTGATCACTACGCATGCTGATGCAGCCCGTGCTATGACGAGTGACGCGGCTCGCGCACGGGTTCACTTTCCGTTTGAAACTTGTTTTTTAAGAGATAAGAAGCTTCGCTCGCCAGTTGCTAACACGCGTAAGTACCTgactacagtagagtccagtacccACCCGTTGACGGCAGTAGCAATTGTCTGCTGCACCAGTGTGGGGGAACAATGCATTTCATTCCAAAGACTTCTGAGGGTTTTGGTTTTTGTGTGTTTCGGAGACGCCTCCTAACCGGTGTTGGACAAACGGCTTTAATATCAGCCTCATCGCCAAGATACTAAGCctgagtgtttgtgtgtccagTATTGTACGGTCATCCATTTCAGTaggagggtgtgtttgtgtgtgttgcacTTGTTTAATCTTGGTGCTAAGACCTCATCAGTCCGAGTCTGAATCAGGGACCTGTTATcattcaaggtgtgtgtgtgtgtgtgggggtcctGTTTGTCTCTCACTGGGATATTTGTCATCAACAGTAGCATGACATAGCTTGTATCATCACTCTCCAGCCATGCCAACTGTTTGTGTTGAGATACTGTATGGGTGATTTGTATCTCATAGGAAACTAACACGCTATGCTAAGCAGACACTTTTCTACTGGTTTCTttttatatatagtgtgtgtgtgtgaagttttGTCGTTTCATCGGTACAGCTGGTTTGTGAAAGAGTGTGTTGTTGATGCCGCAGTAGAGCCCTCTGACTGAAACGGTGGACATTGCCAGAAAGTGGCatcctgtattctctctctgttaAGTCGGCATCAAGTCAGAATGGTCCTTGGAAACAATCTAAATAATCCAATGAAATGACTGTTGTTGATTAGGTTTCTGTTTcttgtgcgggggggggggggggggggttgcactgAATTACCCAGAGTGCTCATATTGGGAAACTGGCCTCTCGCCCGTGTCAACGGAGCCAGGAGGAGAAATTTGCCACCGGGATATGGGAACAAAAGCCACATAAAGagccctccttcctccccctttcccctttgGAGAGGAAAGAAGAACAAACACTACCTGAACCCCCGAGCCCCTTTACATTGGCCTCCGACAAAGACTGAATTTAGACAGGGCTGGTGACTGTGCACCAAGCGATCACTTTGTGCTTGGATTATTGTGGAGCTGTTTTTCCTGGAAGGGGTAACAAGGTCGGACAAAGAGCGGAGCCTTGGACGTGCGCTATAGACTGACAtataggtcagaggtcaggggtgatGTCGTTGGGTAGCCGGCCTCCTGGCTCCTTCAAGTTTATTTTTGAACTTTCCGCGGTGGAACATAGGCAGGGGGGAGCCCTGAGGGCAGATCTCTGGCTGTGGAAACATGGTTCCACCAGgccagggcagagcagggcaTGGCAGTAAAGATTGAATGGTCCAGTAGCACCACGTCAATCAGTAACTGGCCCCGAGCTGCCCCCAAACCTACGAATCAACCCCTAGCACATACGCCAGAGGGAGGGGGtagaactcatcccaaaccactgATACCAGATCAGGTATTTTTTCATCCCCTTAATGGTTAAAGTCAGCATTGGGGTTAGGGTAATCTAAttctagatctgtggttaaggtCAACTTTAACCAAGAGCGCCTACATGCAACAGGGTCACTACAGGGGTCAGAGAATCAAAGGTTGCTGGTAAAA
The sequence above is drawn from the Salvelinus fontinalis isolate EN_2023a chromosome 24, ASM2944872v1, whole genome shotgun sequence genome and encodes:
- the LOC129821857 gene encoding striatin-4-like; this translates as MEAERSGGVAGGTNQNSGGSGVGRNPNGPKSVLGQATTEAAAAASAAGAMAGSSQPREPQDGDAGLSLPGILHFIQFEWGRFQAEKYRWEAERDELRAQVTFLQGERKGQENMKQDLVRRIKMLEYALKQERSKHQKLKTGSDQSPGEKKPEAEQVPNGPAESESEPANQMSWKEGRQLLRKYLEEVGYSDTILDMRSKRVRSLLGRTSPEANGAPASSEQQSAPDPEPLAGGESLLIRQIEEQIKRNAAGKDGSKERLGGSVLDKIPFLQGCQDDDEDDSDEEADFQGMGTDRVDGQRNKNKKPRVKMGTEPMPTDLDPDDEEDEDDSEDALSEFDFLGSGEEGEGAGEARISGDGRELEKRRNKLQGMMSDFPPKPSPPPSVSGQSRSGEGGALGFSSDVFILDAVGGGDMNLGELADLTVANDNDLTVDLQDNREEFKKTWNPRFTLRSHFDAIRALTFHPSQAVLVTASEDGTLKLWNLNKAIHSKKNAALDVEPIYTFRAHSGAVLSLAMGEDGDSCYSGGLDGTVRCWKIPDINVDPYDNYDPGIESSVLLGHEDSVWSLTYSATHRRLASCSADGTVRIWDPQNSAPCLSVFNKEKEHGTPTSVAFVNSDPDQAVVSFDGGETLLYDLNTEQSIMVLDTRTKDGSELINGVVSHPSEPISITAHENRTIRYLDNKTGKVIHSMVAHLDAVTCLTTDPKGTYLISGSHDCSVRLWMLDNRTCVQEITAHRKKHDEAIHDVAFHPSQPFIASAGADALAKIFV